In Erigeron canadensis isolate Cc75 chromosome 1, C_canadensis_v1, whole genome shotgun sequence, a single window of DNA contains:
- the LOC122587023 gene encoding receptor-like protein EIX2, protein MDLGNNLLRGKIPLWNGKKLSNLEILNLQSNMFVGNIPLELCQIETFQYLNLASNSITGNIPRCFGNLTGMIKSDHKLENKISIYEENIEARIKGIELKYTSTIRFLISLNLSSNKLIGEIPDVLMSLEALTNLNLSRNQLSGHIPTMIGTLKSMESLDLSANKLFGFIPPSLASLNSLGYLNLSFNKLSGPLPVGSHFKTFDNPAIYEGNNRLCGFPLLSCKGNMLSYTRVGDYEGENGSQDFSPFYAGVVSGFVVGFMGLIVSLKYIMIWRITYFEMIENVYVFLMVSIIVAFARLKKKFF, encoded by the coding sequence ATGGATTTGGGAAACAATTTATTGAGAGGTAAGATCCCTTTATGGAATGGAAAAAAGCTATCAAACCTTGAAATCTTGAATCTCCAATCAAATATGTTTGTGGGTAACATTCCACTTGAACTATGTCAAATCGAAACTTTCCAATATTTAAACTTGGCAAGTAATAGCATAACTGGAAACATTCCTCGGTGCTTTGGTAATTTAACCGGTATGATAAAGAGTGACCacaagttggaaaacaaaatttCTATATATGAAGAAAATATTGAAGCTCGCATAAAAGGTATTGAACTAAAGTACACCAGCACAATTCGGTTTCTTATATCCTTAAATCTTTCAAGCAACAAACTTATTGGTGAAATACCTGATGTGTTGATGAGCTTGGAAGCATTGACTAATTTGAATCTTTCTAGAAACCAGTTAAGTGGACATATTCCTACAATGATCGGAACTCTAAAGTCAATGGAATCTTTAGATTTGTCAGCTAACAAGTTGTTTGGTTTTATTCCTCCAAGTTTAGCTAGCTTGAACTCTCTAGGCTATTTGAACCTATCATTCAATAAATTATCCGGTCCACTACCAGTTGGAAGTCATTTCAAGACTTTTGATAATCCCGCTATATATGAAGGGAACAATCGATTATGTGGGTTCCCATTATTGAGTTGCAAAGGAAATATGTTATCATACACTCGTGTTGGTGATTATGAAGGTGAAAACGGTTCACAAGATTTCTCGCCATTTTATGCTGGTGTGGTCTCAGGATTTGTTGTTGGTTTCATGGGACTTATTGTTAGCTTGAAATATATTATGATTTGGAGGATAACTTACTTTGAAATGATAGAGAATGTTTACGTGTTTTTAATGGTTTCCATTATAGTGGCTTTTGCTCGattaaagaagaagtttttCTAA